A region of uncultured Carboxylicivirga sp. DNA encodes the following proteins:
- a CDS encoding glycoside hydrolase family 43 protein: MKMNKQLLVFGCALTLGAISCNQPQTEKKSTPELSTVELEKMADKPGNPIITHKYTADPATLVYNDTVYLYAGHDEAPAGHNGYVLNEWLIFKSTDLKNWEEHPVPFRVNEFEWAAGSAWAAQTIEKDGKFYWFVTAYHGPTNGFAIGVAVADSPTGPFVDAIGAPLVTTDMTPAPFKIDDGKRDMNWDDIDPTVFTDEDGQTYIFWGNSSLKWAKLKDNLIELDGDINYLEVPHFVEAPWVHKKGDWYYLTYSYKFPEKTAYAMSKSITGPWEFKGIINEVAGNCNTNHQAILEYKGKDYFVYHNGSIPTDGGSFRRSVCIDNLYYNPDGTIKKIIMTSEGVDTIK, encoded by the coding sequence ATGAAAATGAATAAACAACTGTTGGTATTTGGATGTGCTCTTACTCTAGGAGCCATATCATGTAATCAACCACAAACAGAGAAAAAATCAACACCAGAATTAAGCACAGTAGAATTGGAGAAAATGGCTGATAAACCTGGCAATCCAATAATCACCCATAAATACACTGCCGATCCTGCAACATTGGTTTATAACGACACGGTTTATTTATATGCCGGACATGATGAAGCACCTGCCGGCCACAATGGATATGTACTAAACGAATGGCTGATTTTTAAATCAACTGATTTAAAAAACTGGGAAGAACACCCTGTTCCATTCCGTGTTAATGAATTTGAATGGGCAGCAGGAAGTGCATGGGCAGCTCAGACCATTGAAAAAGATGGGAAATTTTATTGGTTTGTAACCGCCTACCATGGTCCAACCAATGGATTTGCAATTGGCGTTGCGGTAGCAGATAGTCCTACAGGACCGTTTGTTGATGCCATTGGTGCACCACTTGTCACAACTGACATGACTCCGGCCCCATTCAAGATTGATGACGGTAAAAGAGATATGAACTGGGATGATATTGATCCAACAGTATTTACCGATGAAGACGGCCAAACCTACATTTTTTGGGGAAATTCATCGCTTAAATGGGCAAAATTAAAAGACAACCTGATTGAGTTGGACGGTGACATTAACTACCTTGAAGTACCTCATTTTGTTGAAGCTCCTTGGGTACATAAAAAAGGTGATTGGTACTACCTGACATATTCTTATAAATTTCCTGAAAAAACAGCCTATGCAATGAGCAAAAGCATCACCGGTCCATGGGAATTTAAAGGCATCATTAATGAAGTGGCAGGAAATTGCAACACAAATCACCAGGCTATACTTGAGTACAAAGGTAAAGATTACTTTGTGTATCACAATGGTAGCATACCTACCGATGGAGGCAGTTTCCGTCGTTCTGTTTGTATCGACAATTTATACTACAACCCGGATGGAACTATCAAAAAGATTATCATGACTTCAGAAGGAGTTGACACGATAAAATAA